The Pithys albifrons albifrons isolate INPA30051 chromosome 6, PitAlb_v1, whole genome shotgun sequence region CATTTAATGGACAGCTGCACTTGTTGTCTTTCTGTGGGTGCCTCCCCTCCCTGTTTCTTGCAGGCTGCAGGAAAACAGGTGTACATAACCCACCTCATTTAAACAAAGAGgtatttggttttctttaaagcaaccactgcttttgttttttactcTTTCAAATGACATACTGGCTTTGTACTTTTTTGCCCACAAGTAAAAGTCACCGTTCTCCTTTGCAGTCACGGGTGGATTCATGTAACAGACCAGGAGgaatttttaaatgagaaacattTGTAACTAGCATGGAAGTGTGctgaaggggaaggggaaagggaaggggaaaggggagaggggagaggggatataggaaaggggaaagggcaggggaagagaagggaggggggagggaaagaggaagggaagggaaggtttgggaagggaaggttagcAGCAACTTAGAGAGAACATGTGAGAGATTATTCACTAACAGCACCAACAGTGTACCTTTCTTAAGTCTCCCCTGAACGGGAAATATTGTCTGGtcaaaaataaatactgatttTGAAACTCTTACCTATATCTACCATATCTTGGGCCCATCGTTCCCAGAACTCATTTGAATTTGAGGACCAGTACAAGCCATCCAGCAAATTCCTAGTAAAGATGTTTGTCCAAAGACCTGCAAGTCAAACCATATGGTGAAAACACTGCACTACCACACGCTAACCACTGATGATACAAGTACCCATGCCTCATATTATTGGTCCTTGTGAATGGACCTTGCTATAACACAGTTTAAGCAGTAGGTTTCACAAAGTTCAAAAATAATGGTGTCAACACTTCAGTGCTCTTTCTCAAGAAGTAACTACACACAGACCATTCACTGCATAGCAGAGAGTAACAAGACGTATCAGTCGCTCAAATGACATGTGTACCTGTGAGAGAAAGCAGGCTTTGAAAGCTTGGTGAAGCTGTATATGCATTAGGGCTTTCTTTAAACCGATTTATCCTTTAAATTGATCTACCtccatttttccctttcaggcatgtttttttttttctgtggaatgCAACTGGTCCAGGATCAAAATAGAATTGTCTCCATATGTGAGTctgcttttggaaaagaaagaactgttcTTTGCCATTTAGCCCCATGCCAGGTATTTACATGAGGAACAAATTTAATCTCTAGCAGACTTCACAGTCAGAGAAATACGATTTTTGTCTCTACTGGACCCTTGTCTTTGGTATCAAGACTAAAACTCTTGCAAGGATTTAAAATCTGCCTGGGACAAATGGGTTCCTCTGACTAGCTGCTTGTCCCCTTTTCTTTATCTTTAGTGGCAGAATGGCCAGTCAAGGTAGCAGTTCAAGGTTACAAGGGCTTTCCTCATCCTTATGGGCAAAGAAGATTAGTGACACCACTCTCAACCCACAAAGCTCAGATCACTCTCACATTTGTTGGTTGTTTTAGactatgtattttattttcagctccTTGCAATTTTACCCCAATAACGCATTGTCTAAAAACATAGTTTATGAAATTGAAATGTTGATGACTGCTCAGGGAAGGAAGGCTTACTATTTCTTCAACTTGCCTTTTCCACCACcttgtttgttttagaaaatgGAAGAGGAAACATGCTGCAACTCTCCCAAATCTTCACAGGTTAAAAGGGaggacagaaggaaagaagCTTTACAAAGAGCAGAAGTGTACAAAAGGGGTAAAAAGCCCACTGAATCAAGATTAGAGCAGACCTGCTGGCAAGGAATGTTGCACACAGGCCACTGGCAGGCAAGTGCTGTGATTGACTACTTTGCATTGTTAGGTCACCTTCCAGATAGCAGATACGAGATTCTGGCATCTTCCTCACTCGCCTTCCCATGAAGAACTTGCTGTCAAAATATTCTGAAGGAATGGAGACTCCGTATTTTGGTATGGCCACCTCATAAGGAGAGAAATCTGCCCACTCTACAAAAGAATTGACATATGGCATGTttactgtaataaaaataaaaaaccccaaaatcttcCCCTGTGCATAAACTATTGAGAAGCTCCAAGAATCTTGCTTGTCTCAGCAGCGCAGTACTCTCCATATCTTTGTACTCCAAGCTGCATCATCTACCTCCATACAGAGAGATGATTTGCATACAAAAGGATCTAGCcttttcacttcagaaaaagTCTAATATTAGGTTCAAAAGCTTAAATATCTATTTCTATATAAAGACTCCAGCATCCCACTTGCCTCTCTAAATCAAGAGCATCAACTGTACAACATGCAAGTGTGATCTAAACTGCAAGGAACGACTGGCATGAAAGTAAACCCAAACCTGGCAGTCTACATGATATAACAAAGCAGCCTGAAGACACATCAGCATAAAACTAGAAAGTATCACAATGTGGGCATGGCTGTGCAGATTTCTGACTTAAGCTGTTCTGTGCAGGCATTGCAGTGGAATAGTAGCTATAAACCTAACCAAATGTAAGCCCTAAttgcttttccttccagaaTCTCCTCATTTAACACCCTTTCTTGACTGTGGCCTGTGTCCATTTAAAGGGTACCATATCACAGCTATCACACTCCACTCCATTTTCATACCCTCATCAGTGCAGTATTTAGGGAGGTGACACTTATATTTCAGAGCACCTCTAGAAACTGAGGAAGCACCAAAGccatttttttttggtgtggaaGTGAGGCAGAAAAAGATCAGATGATTTGCCTCCACTCACTCATAATGTCTGTGGCAATAGTAGGACTTCACCGCTAGGTGAAGTAGGacttcagattttcagaaatgttctgTTTATGGCTGAGGATGTTATCCAGCAGATCCACTCTTTCTAACCATCTCCCAGCAGTTtgcaaaaaagacaaatattttattaaaagatgAATACTGAGTGAGGGCAAGCAACAGATGGATTAGCCCTTTTTCTGCAGACACACACCTCCTCCCTCTAAATTATCTTTTGTCCATACCCAGAATCAGAAGAAACTCTAGGAACACTTACCTCTAAATTTGAAAGTACCAAACTTCTCATCTTTCACATTGAGGACTGCATAGAAAGGCAATGGGTTTTGTCCGTGCTCCAATGCCCTGCGCTGGTCTGTGAGCTTGTACTTTCTTGGCTAATCAATGAGAGAAAAAATGACAGTCAGTCTCTGGAAGAGCATTAACACTGACACAATCTACTTGAGTATGGATTGATAACAGATATTTTACAGCACAGAGGAATCTGTGAGTCACAGTGTTATACAAGACCTTCACATTCCTGCGCTTTCCTTCCTAGTGGCCTTTTTGGATGTCTTTTTGAGACCTAGTAACTTCTTTATTAGAATACCTAAGTGTCTTGATTTTCTGCATCCCACAGATCTTTACTAAGGCTGAGATTAATGTTCACATGAGGACAGATTACTCTTGTTCATAAGTGTGAAACTAGcaacagattttaaaggatCTTATTCTTCAGAGGGGTGAgaggtggggtggggaggaTAGTAGTGGCAATCACTCAGCTCTTCCTGAATGTTTGCCTACTTAAGTTGCTAGCTTTTGGGTACCCTAGTACAGAGGCACCTTCAGATCATTATCTACCCTGGAAAATCCTGGCTACAAGATTATTTGCCATAGTTTACATATCACACTGGGGTGCCTCAGTCTCTGAATTTGTTACACACAGTACATCATGCCCTCAAAGAGTAAAGCACTAAAGAAAACGAGTGGGTGTTTCTCTGTTGTGTGGCAGGACCATGTACATACCCGTTCATGTAAGAACATTTCCTGAACAAGTGACCACAGAGTTGTAAAAGATGACACGTGTCCTGCTTTTGCCCTTTCAGTGAGTTCCTTGTGGTAATACTTCAAATGGTCTATCGACATAAGATTGAGTTTGCATTTTGTCACGTTTTCTTTTACTGCCTTAAGGGGTCCCTCCAGAGACTTCTGTGACCAGTCAGCATGCTCATACAGGTCTGCTAAGGTCCTAAACAGCAGAAATGTGAGAAAATCAACCATTTATTTAGATGATTTTGGAAAATTGCTATATTTACACAATCACTTTAATCAACTGAGAGAATCAGCAAGCCTAAACTGAAGTTATAATTGAGAGTCAACAGTAAGAGCTTCACCAGGCAATTATGTTCACTTGTTAACAATGTAAGTCTTTAAAAGAGATGCATCTCTCTCACTGTTTGGAAATGTAGTCACAGTCATTCCCAATCAAATCTCATTTTCTATACGTACCATGTTGAGCCCGAAGCCCCAGTGAGGTAGGTAACACAGTCCAACAGATTTAGCTTCTGAAGAGCTAAGAGGTGGCCAAACATAGCTGACATTGCTCTGAGACCTCCACCTGTGGCCATAACAGCTATTACTGGGACCTGTTCAAAACATAAATTATTATCCTCACAAAGCTACCCCCTTGCCTATTTGGAAAAGTCTAATTACAGCTTGTAGGATTTCCTCAGCAGACTCCACTGGAGGACAATGAAATTAAATCAACATTTAGCCAGTCTTTACCAGTACCTTCTTTAAATTAATCTCCAGACACTCAGTGGGTTCTCTTAATGCCAAAGCTTGGATGAGTTTGAATATGCAGTGATTTTAACTTTCCTGCCTACTCTTGCTCTTTATAATTGGAATTGCAATGATTAATAATAGataattatataattttattataaataacaaaaaattgcagaaaatgCAATTAAGAATGGATTATGGAAGTTTTTTGAACTCAACAGagttcaaaaaacccaaaatgatTCTTCAGACAACATTCATTCAACAAATATAATTccaacaagaaaacaaattttcccCTAAAAATTCACCCTGGATCTTGACAACACAAAGCACTCCAGCTTGttataaaatgttctttcttcacCCTAAATAATTTTGACTATTTGTGAGAagtgttttgaaaatgaaaaaaaaccaaaacaaaggcAAGCCTTGGGAATTTGGCCCATTGAAAAGAATGGAGGCGTGAATATCTGAGCTGAAAATTTACATGAGTAGGGGGTATGTCCCACTGAGAACTTCTGTTCTGCTGCCATTCAAATCAATGTGTTTGTTATCAACACAGAAAAACTACTAGAAATTTCATGGGGATTTGTGCCAATTCTAATTCAATAGACCCACACTCCATGCTTAGATTCCAATTCACAGACCTCGTGTCCATGTAGATCTCTTTTCAGATGAAGAACTTTTTTCAGGGCATTGGCAACcactctcttccttttttgcaAGAATTGTTGTTCTTCTTGGCACAGATCGTACCCTAAGCGCACATCTAATTTTCCTGtgctgaaatataaataaacccACAGGATTgctgtttaaaatatatatggaTCTATTTTCAGCAACAGCACTCTACTaaatatcatttaaaaaaatcacaattccTTATTCAGATTTAAACAGACATGCATCTTCCTGTTTCAAGGAAATCAACGGCTTTGCTTCTACCTGGTGTCATTATTGTCTGAATAATGTAAGTAACTTACTAGTGTAATGTTTACTGTTAGCTAAGGATAgctaataagaaaaaagaaatgcttagTGTCTTTTAGTAGCTTTGAAAGCTGAGTCCTTTCTATTCCTGCTTCATATAATTTCTAAGTAAAGGGTGTCTGGAACCTAATAAGGTCTTTCTTGGGCATTTGTAGCACAGATTTATACACAAACAATATAATGATAAAGATATTCAcataatttttgtttggttgttgtctGACTCATTATTTTACAATGTAACATTTTGCCTTTCCCCTAGCTTATACTTCTTTCTACAGATATTGCCAGAGCCACAAGTCTATTTTACTCAGAGTATATGGGTGGTTTGAGTAATGTATGGACTCTGGATGTTTTGCTTGTTTCaaaattccttttccctttgccttctTCCTGTGTCCTTTTTGAAGAAGCCTTCAATCTCAGTCTTTGTTTCTTTGATGCAAAGGACACTTAGTGACTAAGCTCCTCACTGTTTGAAACTCATTTAGTTATTTTGCATCTTGGTGTGACTCCTTTGCCCCAAGGACATTTAACTTTGATCTGTCATGGTGCCTCTTTAATGGTGACTTTTATTATATTTCACCTTTAGTCTTGTGTGTTCCTTGTATCTAAATAAGATACTCTGTTCTAGATTTCACAGTTCAAAGAGCAATAAAATCtttagaggaaaaagaaatattcctcTTACCAATCATTAAGTTGGAGGTACAGCTGCAGTGGCACATTctgcaaacaaagaaataacaGCGGCAATGTGAATCagtggggaaaaagagaaactttGAAATCCAGATTTTCCATGTCTCCTGGAATATCCCCACCACTGCTACCCTgcatactttctttttttttttctttaactatAGCAGAAAAGAAATGGAGATGCTaagccagcagcagcatcacatcACCACACTCTGCACCCAAATGCACGAGTTGCATTTACTGCCTCACAGTAGAACTTACACTGAAACATTCTTGAGGATGAAGAAAAGCAGACAGATAAAGACAGTGACAGACGAAACACAAATGGCCTCATCCTTTCAAAAAGCTGGAAGTAAAAGACAATCCAAAGAGAGGTAGAGAGTCACTAGTGGCAAAACAAACATTCATTCTTCCTTCTAGTTATGGGAAAGGCTGCTGAGAAATTCTCCTACTTTTGCTTCTCATGAGCTGCAAGGTCTGGAAAAGGTTGGCCTGCTACCATTAACAGATTTATCTGGCCACACAGCAGCATTATTACTGCTTTTAAAGCAACTTAAGAGTTATGTCTCTCCACCAGTTATCATCATGACTTGTTGACTTCAAAGAATATGGCAGCATTGTTTTCTGAGGGCATGATTCAATGCATCTAACTTTAGCCATCTAAAATTTAGGTATATAGACTGAGATAACCACCAAGGATTGATAAAGAGGAGCAGGGCATCTCAAAACCTTGTTAGGGGTATGGAACATTCTTCTTTAACTGTAAAAGTACAGCAGAATTTGGTCTGAAATGCATCCCAAACTGGCCAGGATGGATTCTCAATTTTGATTTAATTGACAGAAAATTCATATCTCTCTGAGAAAACTAACCTTTTTCATAGAAAACATGTATTTGCCCAAAATTCTCACTCAGATTTACTAAATTGGTTTCTTTTCATAGTATTATGATGCTAAATACTGAGGGTTATTTTACTCTTCTCTCCAAAAGACCATACAAATTGTGAAACACTTACGTGTCTTACAGGGAGAGTTACTTTCACTTTATGTCCAACGGGGAGAAATTTCAGTGGCACTGTCAAGGTATCACTTAAATTGGTATTGTCATCTTCCTTATCAGAAACTTTCTATTTAAGACAAAAAACATGAGTTGTattcaaagaataaaaacaatcCAATTCTTTGCTGTTTTGGTGACATGGAAATAATCAAGCATTATTAACAGTATCACACAGTGCCCATTACCTGCAGCCTGACTTTTAGAATTGGCTCCCAAGCCTTCATGCAATGGAAGTAGAAAGTATCTGTGTCCTCTGTAGTCTTCTGTGTTCCCTCATGAGATGCAGACACCGAAAGCACAAGATTTTTACCCTCTAATGAAAACAGGTTTGTTTAGAGAATAATAGTGCTGTTCAGGCAAAATAGCTAACAAAGTCGACAAACTTTCTGccagagtaatttttttctgtggtagCTCCTCTGTAAGCTGCCACACTGGCAAGTTTCCTACAGCACAAGAACTGGTGTTCCTGCGTTTACCCCGTAGCTTGGAGTGCTCTTAGAGTCAGCACCCTCTCACACTTCCACCAGCAAACTTTAATGTGCCCAAACTTGACAGCTTCAAGAAAAAGATACAGAGATCAGCATTGCAACTGGAAGCAGTTCATGTACATTCATTGCATTATATTTTACTATTTAGAATATTTatcaatatatatatttttatatatataagtGCCTCCATCTGGCTCTGAACAACTGTGATAGTGTTGATTTGGTCATGTCCTCAGTTCACAGAGAAACAGCCATACCTTTCAAATACTTCCTGCTTTCATTAATGTCCACTTGCACTTCCAAGCAGCAAACCTCACGGGACTGTAAAAGACAGGAATAGAAAAAGGTGAAGATAGCAAATGCCACGTCTGCAGCAAATAATGAAGAATCATGCAGACAAACGCTACATAGAATATAGAGCCAACTGAACTGGTCTCAGTGCTGGGAGCAATCCAGCTGCACAAGAGTAAAATCAGAGCTTATCCCAGGACAGTATCCCAGTTGCACTGATTCAGATTGTCCATATACAGTAGTGCGTTGTCAGAGATTGTTAACCCATTCAAGTTATCCCAAAATCAGGAAACTTCATACAACGCAGCCCAAACAGCTACACATATATCTAATAATAATCTAGGTAGGGTGGGGGAAAACACCTAGTACTGAGTTTCTGTGTATTGTAGCAGTGATTAGTCTATAAGGCAGCTTCTTACTGGCCCTGATGTAGGGAAATCATGGATTTATTTCACCCTACCCTTCACCTGAGTCACTCCAGTTCACCTTTAATAACTCATGCTGGCACAGTTTTCCAAGTCATTTCAGGAACAATGCATGCCAATGATTATAACTCTTCTGCCTCACACAGAAAATGAggagcaaagaacagaaaatgtgttACTGTGCCCCAGGGGTACTAAGGAAACCATGAGCAGGCTTGGGGTGGTTGGCATGAAGTACTTTGTACTCCCTAGCTGCTGGGCCAGCCCAAGGAGATAGGCAATGTACCACAGGCTGACTAATACCAAAATGGGGCTCTGGGTTTCAACAACTAAAATAACTCTTCATTAAAAAACTCATTTTCCAAAAAGCTGTTACATTACATATCCTTCCAGTCATAAGCACACTGAATACTTACTGCTGCCTTCTACAGACTCATGTCTTTTATaacctttgtttttcctgccaAATGCCATACTGTATTATGTGAAACACAAGTAGTTTTAACTTTAAAGAACAACAAATATGGGGTTCTGCAAGAGTGAAAAACAACAGCTTGGCAACATATTGACATCTATAATATCTGAGGACTTCAGGAAACACAGCTTCTGATTTTGCATGGAGTGGGCAAAAGTTAAGCTGTAACAAATGAGAACCATCCCGCATCTTTCACTTTATAACACACACCACGCTCTTATCTATCATGGCAGTTTCTGCTCTCTCTATAAAATGACAAGTGGattcagatgaagaagaggagagaaacaaaatgGAAGTAAAGTCACTCCAAGATAAATGTGTATGTGAACCTTACCACTAGGACATCATTGGTAATTAGGCGCTCTGGAGGGCCAGGACTGAAAAGACAGAATCAAATAACAATAACAATCAAATGAAAGCTGTGTATCTGgcttgtggatttttttcttttaaaacagcattttcatgaCCTTTCCTACTTAAAATTGAATATAGTTATTTCATcataatttgttttctaaaagGCAAAATACACAAACACCTGCTAAGCACGTGAACCAAAATATAGTAGCCAAACAAGAAGACAGGAAAGCATATAAAAATAACAGTGCTTAAAACTATATGCTAAGATACAACAGAACAAAGACATATTGGTCTATGTGGGATCCCATCATGCTATTATAAATGACCATATGTCTTGGCAAAAGCAAAGACTACTATTAACGTGTTCTGAAAATACTTATtaggaaaaacatttctgaCTATGCCAGATTATAATTTACAGCTGATCACAAATGAATGGCAAATAAGAATTAGCTCCCACTGTGCTATATGTATGACTGCAAAACACAGAGTAAGCAATAAAAAGTCTTTGTCCCAGATATTTTACCTTGTAAGACCTACGTCTCCCACTGAATGGATGTGGTTATTTAATAATGTGAGTAACCTATAGAGTCTACTAACAACATTTTTCATTAAGGTCAATACTCCAACACCCCTATGTTAGACACATTCATAAGTGCTTTCATATATCTGAAAGGACCATTAAAGTTAGGTAGTATGTAGCCTTTGACTTTCCACAAAGTCCAGAGTATTTTACTAAACACCACTTCCGCCTTAAAACTTCTATTTCAgctgtaaaatgtatttaaataaaaatgactaGGTTTGccttccaaggatggagaatTCCCCACATGCCTTATAACTTAAATGGTGAAAGATGCTCCTCTTATTACTAGTCTGAATCCAGTTTCCAAGTGCTGCACTTCACTCTGAACTTTTTACATCCCTGGCTGTGACTGCTTCTACATTTGCATGAGATGATTACACCACCTCTTAAGGTATCTCTCATAGATAAATTAAGTACATTTTTCTGAGTTTCGCTGTGAATGAAATTAACCAAGAACACCAGTGAttttcacaaaatcacagaatatgccgagttagaagggacccacaaggatcattgagttcaatatttagccctgcacaggatcatccccaagagtttaatcatgtgcctgagagtatcatccaaatgcttttgCCAGGTTTGATGCTGTGATGATTTCCCTGGGGAGACTATTCCAGTGCCCAGTGACTCTctggtgaagaacctctttctaatatcaaACCTAAACTTCCTCaacacagcttcaggccattccctcagatgctgtcactggtcaccacagagaagagatcagtgcccgcctctcctctttctctcacaaggaagttctagactgcagtgaggtctccctttagtctcctcttctccaggctgatcaGAGCAAAAGACCTCAGCTGTTTCTCATATGGCTTTCCCTGAAGGCTCTTCACCCTCTTCATTGCTCTCCTTTGTACACTCTCTACTGGCTTAAAATCTTTCTTATATACTTGcacccaaaactggacacaatattcaaggtgaggccacaccagtgcagagcagagtgggacaatcccctccctcaactacctggtgatgctttgccctccaggacacagctgacccttctggctgccagggcactgccaacTCATATTCAACTAGCCATCCACTGGGACCAGTCCTCTAATTTTTCAAGGCCTCTCTGCAGGTCCTCACTGactttgagggagtcaacagctccttccagttctgtgtcagctgcaaacttctttagtatcccttccagtcctgtgtctgagtcatttatgaagacacagaagagcacagggcccaagatggagccctgtgga contains the following coding sequences:
- the LOC139673188 gene encoding cytosolic phospholipase A2 beta-like isoform X2 is translated as MGSPPAKMKFCPLHMLSVRIIQAKNIKSKDLLTASDCYVCLWLPSASNGKLRTKTIKNSDNPVWNETFYFRIQREVENILELAVCDEDPLTKDDMQFTVLFNIARVRPGETIRETFALKSETEMCSKKWESLEVEFWMEIIPGPPERLITNDVLVSREVCCLEVQVDINESRKYLKEGKNLVLSVSASHEGTQKTTEDTDTFYFHCMKAWEPILKVRLQKVSDKEDDNTNLSDTLTVPLKFLPVGHKVKVTLPVRHNVPLQLYLQLNDCTGKLDVRLGYDLCQEEQQFLQKRKRVVANALKKVLHLKRDLHGHEVPVIAVMATGGGLRAMSAMFGHLLALQKLNLLDCVTYLTGASGSTWTLADLYEHADWSQKSLEGPLKAVKENVTKCKLNLMSIDHLKYYHKELTERAKAGHVSSFTTLWSLVQEMFLHERPRKYKLTDQRRALEHGQNPLPFYAVLNVKDEKFGTFKFREWADFSPYEVAIPKYGVSIPSEYFDSKFFMGRRVRKMPESRICYLEGLWTNIFTRNLLDGLYWSSNSNEFWERWAQDMVDIEKHSPEDDITVIEPPSCLSGKLYEMFQDIMTKRPLLGKSHNFLRGLEFHKDYIHQKKFIEWKDTILDAFPNNLTPLQKYLCLIDVGYFINTSGAALFKPERNVDVIISLDYGLGNVFKQLEMTYKYCKIQKIPFPKVELSEEEMKNPKECYIFSDAEDPRAPIIIHFPLVNDTFKEFKEPGVKRGHSEMEEGKVNLENNCSPYYLIRLIYSSENFDKLVNLSKYNILNNKDLLLQAIWSAVERRRSSRTGNVSSYSGYP